Proteins encoded together in one Penaeus vannamei isolate JL-2024 chromosome 41, ASM4276789v1, whole genome shotgun sequence window:
- the LOC113821017 gene encoding uncharacterized protein isoform X1 — protein MNSGPSASAGTTQTPAFTEKDCCLFRLLKMINTVATSALLFVLNWCTKGQKNENVTYWYFFTKVEGFSWTKLKGDYKFDKTMRQILQTKPPEEFDVSLLCACLRFACRTKTDAKEFLDHVKSVKDYRNDVIHEGLDDNSSFRPKVDKLEKFLIDLVEKAEKMFDIPADEVSTFVNTMKNNINKICAERFSPADMSEYRNEYLQEKLKSVGIANLKSFYKQLEYITPLHYLNENIPLLVSMVYIQLEIVEAGKGSKGQQVMYTDLFKNMCANLGGQPSDKANVILVEGPSGVGKTTLTRLLINGWSQGDSNIEGLEDFDILLFVECRVPHIEKFSELLVSLMPDFAITCDVDEMLKQLLRKKVLVIVDGLDEMNPSSKKLFQEILYKARTSNLIVLATTRAEALKTYYKIVPEGIYTTHIKIIGIPEDKREEFAVKYHEEMKKTKDYGCDTKGLIKYLHRMGINLTEYWRIPLHLAKLVMLWVLWPDILNAVTTVTELFKETEVLIDEELTDRLTKNNKCNDQLPEDIAEKINDQFRPELYRLALYGQREEGLILSDKSEKTLKKVCEDMRLPWPQVIGAFFVQRSMWTRTGTVTKYSYSHRGTQDFYSALHILNELKKPKDEACPAGQRIRCILKDVYKSNPENFTLKKFQEVLTHLISLLYEEGEISNQETSEETVQLLEESGINDKQAWLDILSNVKASDTITSLVSKYVPDVMNLKSHITITDAQVLVYSKLISRASPQKVTISLARSPSSVSNLQDLLKSMLPLKCEMEVYFHSDFLHPTTANCTTDLPLLKLFEDGSITKYMGSARKVILTRLPDSVEMLYMSVADQSQLEDLMSTVIRLRRLEWLCIHAAAGVDLGSQPKLSTMNHILYEGREDSSVKLTIKKPTSGLINKTHLEDITDVLGDKKIVQVDLQLRDDWCLVTDQKIIRVTTTSRSSFDMSNLNEVVTFFMAHGNPKLKLYFKTKSQQHESTSTINEASRGSCSSQSTVARGTPYSAATLKDLISSLFMHISSLYIHVMPEVDPSSLQPCLLPKAPSLVLPSLQDNSVSWAVQVIEALKSDSCFRYLFLPQVNLSEAGYVELLRSIRVKWHIVAPISWPRNIRSANLRNITLEKLKCDLILLSDEEMMESLQKMSW, from the exons ATGAATTCCGGCCCATCAGCATCTGCCGGTACAACGCAGACTCCTGCGTTTACTGAAAAGGATTGTTGCTTATTTCGTCTACTTAAGATGATAAATACTGTTGCCACCTCAGCACTACTTTTTGTCTTGAACTGGTGCACCAAAggtcaaaaaaatgaaaatgtgactTACTGGTATTTTTTCACTAAAGTAGAAGGTTTTTCCTGGACAAAGTTGAAGGGTGATTATAAATTTGATAAAACAATGAGGCAAATTTTGCAAACTAAGCCACCAGAGGAGTTTGATGTTTCATTACTCTGTGCTTGCCTCAGGTTTGCATGCCGTACTAAGACTGATGCAAAGGAATTTCTTGATCATGTAAAGTCAGTTAAGGATTATAGAAATGATGTTATACATGAAGGACTGGATGATAATTCCTCCTTCAGGCCTAAAGTAGACAAGCTAGAAAAGTTTCTGATAGACCTTGTAGAAAAAGCTGAGAAAATGTTTGATATTCCCGCAGATGAAGTTTCTACTTTTGTGAATACCATgaagaataatatcaacaaaatttGTGCTGAACGTTTTTCACCAGCAGATATGTCAGAGTACAGAAATGAGTATCTTCAAGAGAAACTTAAGAGTGTCGGTATAGCTAACCTTAAAAGTTTTTACAAGCAGTTGGAATACATTACGCCACTGCATTACCTGAATGAGAATATTCCCCTTTTGGTTAGCATGGTTTATATACAACTAGAGATCGTGGAAGCGGGTAAGGGCAGTAAAGGGCAGCAGGTCATGTACACTGACTTGTTTAAGAATATGTGTGCAAACCTAGGAGGACAGCCAAGTGACAAAGCCAATGTCATCTTAGTTGAAGGCCCATCTGGAGTTGGAAAAACAACATTGACCAGGCTGTTGATTAATGGCTGGAGTCAGGGGGACTCCAACATTGAAGGTCTTGAAGATTTTGACATTCTGCTGTTTGTTGAGTGCAGAGTGCCACACATTGAGAAATTCTCTGAACTCTTGGTCTCTTTGATGCCAGATTTTGCCATAACATGCGATGTGGATGAAATGCTGAAACAGTTGCTCAGAAAGAAAGTGCTTGTGATTGTAGATGGCCTTGATGAGATGAACCCCTCATCCAAAAAGCTGTTTCAAGAGATCCTCTACAAGGCACGGACTTCTAACTTGATTGTTTTGGCCACCACTCGGGCAGAGGCACTCAAGACGTACTACAAAATTGTTCCAGAGggcatatacactacacacatcaAGATCATAGGGATTCCTGAAGACAAAAGAGAGGAGTTTGCCGTCAAGTAccatgaagaaatgaagaagaccaAAGACTATGGGTGTGACACAAAAGGTCTCATAAAGTATCTACACAGAATGGGTATCAACCTTACAGAGTATTGGCGCATTCCCCTTCACTTGGCTAAACTGGTGATGCTGTGGGTGTTGTGGCCAGACATTCTGAATGCAGTAACAACAGTAACGGAGCTGTTTAAGGAAACTGAAGTTCTTATTGACGAAGAACttacagacagactaacaaaaaataataaatgtaatgaccAACTTCCTGAAGATATTGCAGAAAAGATCAATGACCAATTTCGACCAGAACTGTATAGGCTAGCTTTGTatggacagagagaagaagggttgATTTTGAGTGATAAATCTGAGAAGACATTGAAAAAGGTATGTGAGGACATGAGATTGCCGTGGCCACAAGTGATTGGAGCATTCTTTGTACAGAGAAGTATGTGGACAAGGACAGGCACTGTGACCAAATATAGTTACTCTCATAGAGGGACACAGGATTTTTATTCGGCACTTCACATACTGAATGAACTCAAGAAACCAAAGGATGAAGCTTGTCCTGCAGGACAAAGAATTAGATGTATATTGAAGGATGTTTATAAGTCTAATCCAGAAAATTTCACGCTAAAGAAGTTTCAAGAAGTATTGACACACCTGATCAGTCTTTTGTACGAAGAAGGTGAAATCAGTAATCAAGAGACGTCAGAGGAAACTGTTCAGTTGTTGGAAGAATCTGGCATCAATGACAAACAGGCTTGGCTTGATATCTTGAGCAATGTCAAGGCCAGTGATACCATCACCAGTTTGGTTTCAAAGTACGTGCCAGATGTGATGAACTTGAAAAGCCATATCACAATAACTGATGCTCAGGTCCTTGTCTACTCAAAGCTAATCTCCAGAGCAAGCCCTCAGAAAGTAACCATCAGTCTTGCAAGGAGTCCCAGCAGTGTGTCCAATCTGCAGGACCTCCTCAAGTCCATGCTTCCCCTGAAATGTGAGATGGAAGTCTATTTTCATAGTGACTTCCTACATCCTACCACTGCCAACTGCACAACTGATCTGCCACTGCTAAAGCTATTTGAAGA TGGTTCCATCACAAAGTACATGGGTTCTGCAAGGAAGGTAATCTTGACAAGGCTTCCAGACAGTGTTGAGATGTTATATATGTCTGTAGCAGACCAAAGTCAGCTTGAAGATTTGATGTCTACAGTCATTAGGCTCAGAAGATTGGAATGGCTTT GTATTCATGCAGCAGCAGGAGTGGATTTGGGGAGCCAGCCAAAATTGTCAACCATGAACCACATCCTCTATGAGGGTAGGGAGGATTCATCTGTCAAGCTGACCATTAAAAAACCCACAAGCGGCCTCATCAACAAGACCCACTTGGAGGATATCACAGACGTTCTTGGAGACAAGAAAATAGTTCAGGTGGATCTTCAACTCAGAGATGATTGGTGCTTGGTTACTGATCAAAAGATCATCAGGGTCACCACTACAAGCAGAAGCTCCTTTGACATGTCAAATCTTAATGAAGTTGTGACTTTCTTCATGGCCCATGGGAATCCAAAGTTAAAACTCTACTTCAAGACCAAATCCCAACAACATGAAAGCACCAGTACTATCAATGAAGCTAGCAG AGGGAGCTGCAGCAGCCAGAGCACGGTAGCAAGAGGTACGCCTTATTCTGCCGCTACCCTTAAAGATTTGATCTCAAGCCTCTTCATGCATATCAGTTCCCTGT atattCATGTCATGCCAGAAGTAGATCCCTCATCCTTACAGCCGTGTTTACTGCCCAAAGCCCCATCATTGGTGCTGCCCAGCCTCCAGGACAACTCGGTATCATGGGCAGTTCAGGTCATAGAGGCCCTGAAATCTGATTCCTG TTTCAGGTACCTATTCCTGCCGCAGGTGAATCTGAGTGAGGCTGGATACGTGGAGCTCTTAAGGTCTATCCGTGTGAAGTGGCATATTGTGGCTCCAATCAGCTGGCCCAGAAACATAAGATCAGCCAACTTGCGGAACATTACGTTAGAGAAACTGAAGTGTGACTTAATCCT ATTGAGTGATGAGGAGATGATGGAAAGCCTACAGAAAATGTCTTGGTGA
- the LOC113821017 gene encoding uncharacterized protein isoform X2, whose amino-acid sequence MNSGPSASAGTTQTPAFTEKDCCLFRLLKMINTVATSALLFVLNWCTKGQKNENVTYWYFFTKVEGFSWTKLKGDYKFDKTMRQILQTKPPEEFDVSLLCACLRFACRTKTDAKEFLDHVKSVKDYRNDVIHEGLDDNSSFRPKVDKLEKFLIDLVEKAEKMFDIPADEVSTFVNTMKNNINKICAERFSPADMSEYRNEYLQEKLKSVGIANLKSFYKQLEYITPLHYLNENIPLLVSMVYIQLEIVEAGKGSKGQQVMYTDLFKNMCANLGGQPSDKANVILVEGPSGVGKTTLTRLLINGWSQGDSNIEGLEDFDILLFVECRVPHIEKFSELLVSLMPDFAITCDVDEMLKQLLRKKVLVIVDGLDEMNPSSKKLFQEILYKARTSNLIVLATTRAEALKTYYKIVPEGIYTTHIKIIGIPEDKREEFAVKYHEEMKKTKDYGCDTKGLIKYLHRMGINLTEYWRIPLHLAKLVMLWVLWPDILNAVTTVTELFKETEVLIDEELTDRLTKNNKCNDQLPEDIAEKINDQFRPELYRLALYGQREEGLILSDKSEKTLKKVCEDMRLPWPQVIGAFFVQRSMWTRTGTVTKYSYSHRGTQDFYSALHILNELKKPKDEACPAGQRIRCILKDVYKSNPENFTLKKFQEVLTHLISLLYEEGEISNQETSEETVQLLEESGINDKQAWLDILSNVKASDTITSLVSKYVPDVMNLKSHITITDAQVLVYSKLISRASPQKVTISLARSPSSVSNLQDLLKSMLPLKCEMEVYFHSDFLHPTTANCTTDLPLLKLFEDGSITKYMGSARKVILTRLPDSVEMLYMSVADQSQLEDLMSTVIRLRRLEWLCIHAAAGVDLGSQPKLSTMNHILYEGREDSSVKLTIKKPTSGLINKTHLEDITDVLGDKKIVQVDLQLRDDWCLVTDQKIIRVTTTSRSSFDMSNLNEVVTFFMAHGNPKLKLYFKTKSQQHESTSTINEASRGSCSSQSTVARGTPYSAATLKDLISSLFMHISSLYIHVMPEVDPSSLQPCLLPKAPSLVLPSLQDNSVSWAVQVIEALKSDSW is encoded by the exons ATGAATTCCGGCCCATCAGCATCTGCCGGTACAACGCAGACTCCTGCGTTTACTGAAAAGGATTGTTGCTTATTTCGTCTACTTAAGATGATAAATACTGTTGCCACCTCAGCACTACTTTTTGTCTTGAACTGGTGCACCAAAggtcaaaaaaatgaaaatgtgactTACTGGTATTTTTTCACTAAAGTAGAAGGTTTTTCCTGGACAAAGTTGAAGGGTGATTATAAATTTGATAAAACAATGAGGCAAATTTTGCAAACTAAGCCACCAGAGGAGTTTGATGTTTCATTACTCTGTGCTTGCCTCAGGTTTGCATGCCGTACTAAGACTGATGCAAAGGAATTTCTTGATCATGTAAAGTCAGTTAAGGATTATAGAAATGATGTTATACATGAAGGACTGGATGATAATTCCTCCTTCAGGCCTAAAGTAGACAAGCTAGAAAAGTTTCTGATAGACCTTGTAGAAAAAGCTGAGAAAATGTTTGATATTCCCGCAGATGAAGTTTCTACTTTTGTGAATACCATgaagaataatatcaacaaaatttGTGCTGAACGTTTTTCACCAGCAGATATGTCAGAGTACAGAAATGAGTATCTTCAAGAGAAACTTAAGAGTGTCGGTATAGCTAACCTTAAAAGTTTTTACAAGCAGTTGGAATACATTACGCCACTGCATTACCTGAATGAGAATATTCCCCTTTTGGTTAGCATGGTTTATATACAACTAGAGATCGTGGAAGCGGGTAAGGGCAGTAAAGGGCAGCAGGTCATGTACACTGACTTGTTTAAGAATATGTGTGCAAACCTAGGAGGACAGCCAAGTGACAAAGCCAATGTCATCTTAGTTGAAGGCCCATCTGGAGTTGGAAAAACAACATTGACCAGGCTGTTGATTAATGGCTGGAGTCAGGGGGACTCCAACATTGAAGGTCTTGAAGATTTTGACATTCTGCTGTTTGTTGAGTGCAGAGTGCCACACATTGAGAAATTCTCTGAACTCTTGGTCTCTTTGATGCCAGATTTTGCCATAACATGCGATGTGGATGAAATGCTGAAACAGTTGCTCAGAAAGAAAGTGCTTGTGATTGTAGATGGCCTTGATGAGATGAACCCCTCATCCAAAAAGCTGTTTCAAGAGATCCTCTACAAGGCACGGACTTCTAACTTGATTGTTTTGGCCACCACTCGGGCAGAGGCACTCAAGACGTACTACAAAATTGTTCCAGAGggcatatacactacacacatcaAGATCATAGGGATTCCTGAAGACAAAAGAGAGGAGTTTGCCGTCAAGTAccatgaagaaatgaagaagaccaAAGACTATGGGTGTGACACAAAAGGTCTCATAAAGTATCTACACAGAATGGGTATCAACCTTACAGAGTATTGGCGCATTCCCCTTCACTTGGCTAAACTGGTGATGCTGTGGGTGTTGTGGCCAGACATTCTGAATGCAGTAACAACAGTAACGGAGCTGTTTAAGGAAACTGAAGTTCTTATTGACGAAGAACttacagacagactaacaaaaaataataaatgtaatgaccAACTTCCTGAAGATATTGCAGAAAAGATCAATGACCAATTTCGACCAGAACTGTATAGGCTAGCTTTGTatggacagagagaagaagggttgATTTTGAGTGATAAATCTGAGAAGACATTGAAAAAGGTATGTGAGGACATGAGATTGCCGTGGCCACAAGTGATTGGAGCATTCTTTGTACAGAGAAGTATGTGGACAAGGACAGGCACTGTGACCAAATATAGTTACTCTCATAGAGGGACACAGGATTTTTATTCGGCACTTCACATACTGAATGAACTCAAGAAACCAAAGGATGAAGCTTGTCCTGCAGGACAAAGAATTAGATGTATATTGAAGGATGTTTATAAGTCTAATCCAGAAAATTTCACGCTAAAGAAGTTTCAAGAAGTATTGACACACCTGATCAGTCTTTTGTACGAAGAAGGTGAAATCAGTAATCAAGAGACGTCAGAGGAAACTGTTCAGTTGTTGGAAGAATCTGGCATCAATGACAAACAGGCTTGGCTTGATATCTTGAGCAATGTCAAGGCCAGTGATACCATCACCAGTTTGGTTTCAAAGTACGTGCCAGATGTGATGAACTTGAAAAGCCATATCACAATAACTGATGCTCAGGTCCTTGTCTACTCAAAGCTAATCTCCAGAGCAAGCCCTCAGAAAGTAACCATCAGTCTTGCAAGGAGTCCCAGCAGTGTGTCCAATCTGCAGGACCTCCTCAAGTCCATGCTTCCCCTGAAATGTGAGATGGAAGTCTATTTTCATAGTGACTTCCTACATCCTACCACTGCCAACTGCACAACTGATCTGCCACTGCTAAAGCTATTTGAAGA TGGTTCCATCACAAAGTACATGGGTTCTGCAAGGAAGGTAATCTTGACAAGGCTTCCAGACAGTGTTGAGATGTTATATATGTCTGTAGCAGACCAAAGTCAGCTTGAAGATTTGATGTCTACAGTCATTAGGCTCAGAAGATTGGAATGGCTTT GTATTCATGCAGCAGCAGGAGTGGATTTGGGGAGCCAGCCAAAATTGTCAACCATGAACCACATCCTCTATGAGGGTAGGGAGGATTCATCTGTCAAGCTGACCATTAAAAAACCCACAAGCGGCCTCATCAACAAGACCCACTTGGAGGATATCACAGACGTTCTTGGAGACAAGAAAATAGTTCAGGTGGATCTTCAACTCAGAGATGATTGGTGCTTGGTTACTGATCAAAAGATCATCAGGGTCACCACTACAAGCAGAAGCTCCTTTGACATGTCAAATCTTAATGAAGTTGTGACTTTCTTCATGGCCCATGGGAATCCAAAGTTAAAACTCTACTTCAAGACCAAATCCCAACAACATGAAAGCACCAGTACTATCAATGAAGCTAGCAG AGGGAGCTGCAGCAGCCAGAGCACGGTAGCAAGAGGTACGCCTTATTCTGCCGCTACCCTTAAAGATTTGATCTCAAGCCTCTTCATGCATATCAGTTCCCTGT atattCATGTCATGCCAGAAGTAGATCCCTCATCCTTACAGCCGTGTTTACTGCCCAAAGCCCCATCATTGGTGCTGCCCAGCCTCCAGGACAACTCGGTATCATGGGCAGTTCAGGTCATAGAGGCCCTGAAATCTGATTCCTGGTAA